The following are from one region of the Candidatus Dadabacteria bacterium genome:
- the accC gene encoding acetyl-CoA carboxylase biotin carboxylase subunit — translation MFKKILIANRGEIAVRIIRACRELGIATVAVYSDADRDALHVMLADEAYHIGSPKPSESYLVGEKIVAAAKESGAEAIHPGFGFLSENDSFAELCEKEGVVFIGPSAEAIRLMGDKVTARKIARDAKLPLVPGSEGAVSDVEASRVAKRIGYPVMIKASAGGGGKGMRLVNSKEEFESSLRMARSEAFSSFGDDSVFIEKFIQQPRHVEVQVLGDKHGNLLHLFERECSIQRRHQKVIEEAPSGFISAKTRKNMCEVALRIAKAVDYFGAGTVEFIMDQEENFYFLEMNTRVQVEHPVTEMITGIDIVKWMIRIASGEKLPFKQSAIKMQGHALECRVYAEDPATNFLPSPGVLRYVRAPSGPGVRDDSSVYSGCEITSFYDPMLSKLVVWGNSREDAVDRMLSALREYVVLGVRTNLGFLIRMMRDPEFRKAQIDTGFIERHPETLVPEESDPELILMAAAVAMNGGSNQIAQGTKAISSGWKHFARRMGVSGNPLL, via the coding sequence ATGTTCAAGAAGATACTGATAGCAAACAGGGGAGAGATAGCGGTAAGAATCATCAGGGCGTGCCGGGAGCTTGGGATCGCTACCGTGGCTGTCTACTCAGACGCTGACAGAGACGCTCTTCACGTGATGCTCGCGGACGAGGCCTACCACATAGGATCGCCGAAACCCTCGGAAAGCTACCTGGTCGGAGAAAAGATAGTCGCCGCTGCCAAGGAGTCGGGAGCCGAAGCCATACACCCCGGATTCGGATTTCTCTCCGAAAACGATTCTTTCGCCGAGCTGTGCGAGAAAGAAGGCGTAGTTTTCATAGGGCCTTCCGCCGAGGCTATAAGGCTTATGGGGGACAAGGTCACCGCGAGGAAAATAGCCAGAGACGCGAAACTGCCGCTTGTCCCGGGATCCGAAGGAGCCGTGTCCGACGTTGAGGCCTCAAGGGTGGCGAAGAGAATCGGCTACCCGGTCATGATAAAGGCTTCTGCGGGCGGAGGCGGAAAGGGAATGAGGCTTGTTAATTCCAAGGAAGAGTTCGAATCGTCCCTCCGAATGGCCAGAAGCGAAGCGTTTTCCTCTTTTGGGGATGATTCTGTATTCATAGAGAAGTTTATTCAGCAACCGAGACATGTAGAAGTCCAGGTTCTTGGGGACAAGCATGGAAACCTACTGCATCTGTTTGAGCGGGAATGCTCAATACAGAGGCGCCACCAGAAAGTGATAGAGGAAGCCCCCTCGGGGTTTATAAGCGCTAAGACCAGAAAAAACATGTGCGAAGTCGCCCTTCGCATAGCAAAGGCGGTTGACTATTTCGGGGCCGGCACTGTCGAGTTCATAATGGACCAAGAGGAGAATTTCTATTTTCTGGAGATGAACACCAGGGTGCAGGTTGAGCATCCGGTCACGGAAATGATCACAGGAATCGATATTGTGAAGTGGATGATAAGGATAGCTTCGGGAGAGAAACTGCCGTTTAAACAGTCCGCCATAAAAATGCAAGGCCACGCCCTTGAGTGCAGGGTTTACGCGGAGGATCCCGCCACCAATTTTCTTCCCTCGCCAGGAGTCCTTCGGTACGTGCGGGCTCCCAGCGGTCCGGGAGTAAGGGATGATTCATCCGTTTACAGCGGCTGCGAGATAACGTCTTTCTACGACCCGATGCTCTCAAAGCTTGTCGTCTGGGGAAATTCCCGGGAAGACGCGGTAGACAGAATGCTCTCTGCCCTGAGGGAATACGTGGTTCTTGGAGTGAGAACCAATCTCGGTTTTCTGATCAGAATGATGCGGGACCCTGAGTTCCGCAAGGCGCAGATTGACACGGGTTTTATAGAAAGACATCCGGAGACTCTGGTGCCCGAGGAATCCGATCCTGAACTTATACTCATGGCTGCGGCTGTCGCCATGAACGGCGGCTCAAACCAAATCGCGCAGGGAACAAAGGCTATCTCTTCAGGCTGGAAGCATTTTGCCAGAAGAATGGGCGTATCCGGGAATCCGCTTTTATGA